GTGATTCAAGCTGATTGGCGTACATTGCAAGGGCATGAAAATGAGTGCGCTTAACAACCCCAGTTGGGTGCACAAAAAGCGGTCCCCGCGTGTTCACCAAAGGAGAGATGTTAGCCATGGTGACGTCATCGGCATGACGGAGGCAAGAATTGAAGAACGAAGCTGAAAACAGAGCATCCGCCATGGTGTACTGACTAGCAATCAAGTTCTGCTCGCGCGCCGCAACCAGCTTAATTACCTCAGGATCACCATAATCCTGCACTTCTTTCCTAGGGAAACCAGGGTGGTGCCAACCACGTAAATTCCACTCGTCAAAAGCAATCTTAATTTTGCCCCGGTAACCAGCTTCCTCAAGAGAAGCAATAGTTTCCTTAATCACCACTTCAGGCTCTCCTGACTGCATGATGCAAGGTAAATAATCAGAAACATCACGATCATCCGAATGAACACGCCAATAACCATGGATAGAGATGAAATCCAAGTAAGAACCGGCAGCCTTCAAAAGCGGCACGGTCCACTCTCGAGTTGACATTGAAGCAGCCGACAAACGAACATCAGGATCAACTTCCTTCATTGCCTTAGCAGCTTCAAGAACAAAGGGTGCCCACTCCTCGATCGGTTTATAACCAATCTCCCACTCACCCCAATTCTCATTGCCAATACTCCAGATTTGGATGTCGTGCGGAATGACGTTACCAGCGTCCTTACGTAACTCGGCAAACCGCCCATCTTCACTGTTACAGTATTCCAACCAATCTCGCATCTCCTTGATCGTTCCGTTACCCGCGTTATTACAAATGTAAGGCTCCCAATCAAGAAGACGACAAAGCTCAACAAACTCATCAGTTCCGAAAGTATTAGGCTCGACTACTCCCCAAGCCATATCGTCAGTCGGAGAGCGATCCTTACCAACACCATTTTCCCAGTGATAACCACTAACGTAACAACCGCCCGGCCACCGTACAATCGGAACCTTCAATTCCCTTAATGCTTCCAACACATCTAAACGGAAACCACTCTCATTCGAAAGAGGTGAACCAGGGTCAAACAACCCCCCATAAATCTGACGCCCAAAATGCTCAATAAAACCCCCAAAAATCATGGGATCGTAAACCAAAGTAGAAGCATTTTCCCGAATCGTTAAACGAGCTTCAAGCACCAATCTCACCCTCCA
This genomic interval from Trueperaceae bacterium contains the following:
- a CDS encoding alpha-N-arabinofuranosidase, encoding MLEARLTIRENASTLVYDPMIFGGFIEHFGRQIYGGLFDPGSPLSNESGFRLDVLEALRELKVPIVRWPGGCYVSGYHWENGVGKDRSPTDDMAWGVVEPNTFGTDEFVELCRLLDWEPYICNNAGNGTIKEMRDWLEYCNSEDGRFAELRKDAGNVIPHDIQIWSIGNENWGEWEIGYKPIEEWAPFVLEAAKAMKEVDPDVRLSAASMSTREWTVPLLKAAGSYLDFISIHGYWRVHSDDRDVSDYLPCIMQSGEPEVVIKETIASLEEAGYRGKIKIAFDEWNLRGWHHPGFPRKEVQDYGDPEVIKLVAAREQNLIASQYTMADALFSASFFNSCLRHADDVTMANISPLVNTRGPLFVHPTGVVKRTHFHALAMYANQLESRVVETDVTSDLLSHDSKSIPVFDSVVTVNDVGDSWSIALVNRHPTEKVSCRLVVEGKVLDGNYGATILRGDSADSYNDVEQPDRVTPEEVSVTCEEGVVELQPHSLTILRVIN